Proteins encoded within one genomic window of Acinetobacter sp. WCHA55:
- a CDS encoding Hpt domain-containing protein codes for MKEILKHLVETTTLPEDSYLDQDAEILEIFVEEIEEIFVELDPLFEKWYAEPTHQETLLSIRRHFHTLKGSGRMVGAKSAGETAWAVEDTLNRVISGAVPLTATVQKFAKTVFKLFQFKLYPIFKAVQEIDLDLRPLVLIGQQLQQNQSLEPALEDLLQLSNHLNSDNDVTGLELSDIEVVDSEPQVADAPEQDDQVHDVLEETLAIFIEEAEDHLATIDQFLNADETKVQDYNGLIRALHTLRGSSSMAQIEHVFNASSKVENLFKTLVQEEIVSTSKEISLLTQYAEFVRDYLHVLGRGTNEQLDVVYATFTTAWDNYGFSIEDVDNELNPQGMVSKLIELNIDLLLDAEFEFDQRAKVEYPDYIQHLGEQAKQLLEFTNNRAAQGIHDFTSELYAGYQALLEKPELLNVDYAYELFGQAHQEFIHLFDTLAAGQRVILTEEVHKALNELIAFVQQDVESTSAMVIEPVAEAIVSGSTSQPSLDLALISQQIASDHQHKQSNTANTDFDDDLLDIFLEEAEELLMGMDQDLNTWSQNGNDPAALNNLMRYLHTLKGGANMISAPFIGSIAHELESIYERVIRQQIATTPQLISILRLVQDDVADRIQVIRTEKVDYPATSTINVLHNIQSLVEGTVVTISASEPLAETFVAAIEEAQASVEEPLSNVDRIETETETETETETEAEAETAVVESVTAIEASSVVEQLDTPSLAQNEAVSAVEEAVSLLSIVEETFLEEAEEILATTDGLLKQWTEQRSDRSVLLQLQRAAHSLKGGARMAENEPVGAIAYELETTFEQFAVHNFSSNMYDPLLQTAFEWLKQAIFKRDFSNYDGLKNSLASIDYVDVIAQLPTRVTQIDLLNAVPSFEFVQGDGTEPPAMLGEWKETTHLDGGNEMIRISADLVEKMIDLSGENAINRSRIEMDLGQLGNTLNEMELAIKRLADQLRRMEGELESQIIAKHGSENSRYADFDPLEMDQYSSLNQLSKSLAESASDLVDFKSTLAEKIRDAEGLLLQQSRIQAEIQESLMRTRLVPFSRMLPRLQRIVRQTASTLNRPTELVVHNTEGELDRTILERLVTPFEHMLRNAIDHGIEDAEQRSVAKKSAAGQIELNISRQGTDVIVSFKDDGKGIDESAIKAKALNLGLIKVDQVLDKQEILQFIFHPGFSTAKEVTQISGRGVGLDVVQSEIKALGGHVTVESEIGLGTTFIIRVPTTVAVSDALMVKAGDQQYAIPLAQIDRIVRIAPTALDQYFHSKDDQFKIDGVSYKLRYLSEFLSNQPIPRLSNIGHSLPVLLIKGNSGQTIALLVDQLIGSRAQIVVKPVGQQFASIGAIAGATILGDGHVCLILDGQNIARQILSTKRVTHAADHRDFGRHQDTRRLVMIVDDSVTVRKVTSRLLERQGFDIVTAKDGVDAMEQLESVKPDLMLLDIEMPRMDGFEVTNLVRHHEIHQNLPIIMITSRTGEKHRERAFSLGVTHYMGKPFQEAELLANIQQLLAEKQG; via the coding sequence ATGAAAGAAATATTAAAACATTTAGTTGAAACGACAACGCTTCCGGAAGATAGTTATCTAGATCAAGATGCAGAAATTCTTGAAATTTTTGTTGAAGAAATTGAAGAAATCTTCGTTGAGTTAGATCCATTATTTGAAAAGTGGTACGCTGAACCGACACATCAAGAAACATTGTTGAGCATACGTCGTCACTTCCATACCTTAAAAGGTTCTGGTCGTATGGTGGGGGCAAAGTCAGCAGGTGAAACAGCGTGGGCAGTTGAAGACACTTTAAATCGTGTGATTTCAGGGGCTGTACCGCTTACAGCAACGGTCCAAAAATTTGCTAAAACAGTATTCAAACTGTTTCAATTTAAACTGTATCCGATATTCAAAGCGGTACAGGAAATTGATCTTGACCTTCGTCCACTGGTGTTAATTGGACAACAATTACAACAAAATCAAAGTTTAGAACCTGCACTAGAAGATTTGCTACAACTGTCTAATCATCTAAATAGTGATAATGATGTGACAGGATTAGAGCTGAGTGATATCGAGGTTGTTGATTCTGAGCCACAAGTTGCAGATGCTCCTGAACAGGATGATCAAGTGCATGATGTTCTAGAAGAAACTTTAGCGATCTTTATTGAAGAGGCGGAAGATCATTTAGCGACTATTGATCAGTTCCTAAATGCAGATGAAACCAAAGTACAAGATTACAATGGCTTAATCCGTGCTTTACATACACTGCGCGGTAGTTCGTCTATGGCGCAAATTGAGCATGTTTTTAATGCCAGCTCAAAAGTCGAAAATCTATTTAAAACCTTGGTTCAAGAAGAGATCGTTTCTACCTCGAAGGAAATCTCTTTACTCACCCAATATGCTGAATTTGTACGTGACTATTTACACGTGCTTGGGCGAGGTACGAACGAACAGCTTGACGTGGTTTACGCCACGTTCACTACGGCTTGGGATAATTATGGTTTCAGTATTGAAGACGTAGATAATGAGCTAAACCCACAAGGTATGGTTTCTAAGCTGATTGAGTTAAATATTGATCTGTTGCTTGATGCTGAGTTTGAGTTTGATCAGCGGGCTAAAGTTGAATATCCAGACTATATTCAGCACTTAGGTGAACAAGCAAAACAATTACTGGAATTCACCAATAACCGTGCTGCTCAAGGAATTCATGACTTTACTTCTGAGCTGTATGCTGGTTATCAGGCCTTATTGGAAAAGCCGGAATTACTCAATGTAGATTATGCATACGAGTTATTTGGTCAGGCACATCAAGAATTTATCCATTTATTTGATACTTTAGCTGCTGGTCAGCGCGTCATTCTGACTGAAGAAGTGCATAAAGCTCTCAATGAATTAATTGCTTTCGTACAGCAAGATGTTGAATCGACTTCGGCAATGGTAATTGAACCTGTCGCTGAGGCTATTGTTTCTGGAAGTACTTCACAACCAAGCCTTGATCTTGCACTGATTTCGCAGCAAATTGCATCGGATCATCAGCACAAGCAATCGAATACGGCCAACACCGATTTTGATGATGATTTGCTTGATATCTTCTTAGAAGAAGCCGAAGAATTATTAATGGGGATGGATCAGGATCTTAATACTTGGTCTCAAAATGGCAATGATCCAGCAGCACTCAATAATTTAATGCGTTATTTGCACACCTTAAAAGGTGGTGCAAATATGATTTCTGCACCTTTTATTGGTTCGATTGCACACGAATTAGAGTCTATTTATGAGCGTGTGATTCGTCAGCAAATAGCCACAACGCCACAGTTGATCAGCATCTTACGCTTAGTACAGGATGACGTCGCAGACCGAATTCAGGTCATTCGTACGGAGAAGGTTGATTATCCAGCAACATCGACCATCAATGTACTGCATAACATTCAGAGCCTAGTAGAGGGTACGGTTGTTACAATTTCTGCATCTGAGCCATTGGCTGAGACGTTTGTTGCCGCAATTGAAGAGGCTCAGGCTTCAGTTGAAGAACCTTTATCTAATGTAGATAGAATAGAAACAGAAACAGAAACAGAAACAGAAACAGAAACAGAAGCAGAAGCAGAAACAGCTGTTGTTGAGTCAGTAACTGCAATTGAAGCGTCGAGTGTAGTTGAACAGCTGGATACTCCGTCACTTGCACAAAACGAAGCAGTCAGCGCTGTTGAAGAAGCAGTTAGTCTTTTATCAATCGTTGAAGAAACCTTTTTGGAAGAAGCTGAAGAGATTTTAGCAACTACGGATGGCTTACTGAAACAGTGGACTGAACAACGTAGTGACCGTAGTGTGTTACTGCAATTGCAACGTGCTGCGCATAGCTTAAAAGGCGGCGCGCGCATGGCGGAGAATGAACCTGTTGGTGCGATTGCTTATGAGCTAGAAACTACATTTGAGCAATTTGCTGTACATAATTTCAGTTCAAACATGTATGACCCTTTATTGCAAACCGCATTTGAATGGTTAAAACAAGCTATCTTCAAACGTGATTTTAGTAATTATGATGGTCTAAAAAACAGCTTAGCATCTATTGACTATGTGGATGTGATTGCACAATTACCAACGCGTGTAACACAAATTGATTTACTCAATGCGGTACCAAGTTTTGAGTTTGTACAGGGTGATGGTACTGAGCCGCCAGCAATGCTGGGTGAGTGGAAAGAAACGACTCACTTGGATGGTGGTAATGAGATGATCCGTATCTCAGCTGATTTGGTTGAGAAAATGATCGACCTGTCAGGTGAAAATGCGATTAACCGTTCGCGTATCGAGATGGACTTAGGTCAGCTCGGCAATACGTTGAACGAGATGGAGCTTGCAATTAAGCGTTTGGCGGATCAGTTACGTCGAATGGAAGGCGAGCTTGAGAGTCAAATTATTGCGAAGCATGGTTCTGAAAACTCGCGCTACGCAGACTTTGACCCCTTGGAAATGGACCAATATTCATCGCTGAATCAATTGTCTAAATCCTTAGCCGAATCAGCTTCGGATTTGGTTGACTTCAAGAGCACTTTGGCAGAGAAGATTCGTGATGCGGAAGGCTTGTTATTACAACAATCCCGTATTCAAGCGGAAATTCAAGAAAGCTTAATGCGGACACGTTTGGTGCCGTTCTCACGTATGTTACCTCGTTTACAGCGTATTGTACGTCAGACCGCATCAACCTTGAATCGTCCAACGGAACTGGTCGTCCACAATACTGAAGGTGAGTTGGACCGTACGATTCTTGAACGTTTGGTTACACCGTTTGAGCATATGCTACGTAATGCAATCGACCACGGTATTGAAGATGCGGAACAACGTAGCGTTGCGAAAAAATCAGCGGCAGGCCAAATTGAGCTGAACATTAGCCGTCAAGGTACAGATGTGATTGTCAGCTTTAAAGATGATGGTAAGGGTATTGATGAAAGCGCAATTAAAGCGAAAGCGCTAAACTTAGGTTTAATTAAAGTCGATCAAGTGCTGGATAAACAGGAAATCTTACAGTTTATTTTCCATCCAGGTTTCAGTACAGCCAAAGAAGTGACGCAAATTTCTGGACGTGGTGTCGGTCTTGATGTGGTGCAAAGTGAAATTAAAGCACTGGGTGGACATGTCACGGTTGAATCGGAAATTGGACTCGGCACGACATTCATTATTCGTGTACCGACTACGGTAGCGGTGAGTGATGCCTTGATGGTAAAAGCAGGCGATCAACAATATGCAATTCCATTGGCACAGATTGATCGTATTGTGCGTATTGCTCCAACAGCATTGGATCAGTATTTCCACAGTAAAGATGACCAATTCAAAATTGATGGTGTAAGTTATAAACTACGCTATCTATCTGAGTTTTTATCTAATCAGCCGATTCCACGTTTGAGTAATATTGGACATTCATTGCCAGTGTTGTTGATTAAAGGCAATAGCGGACAAACCATTGCGTTATTAGTCGATCAGCTTATTGGTTCTCGTGCGCAAATTGTAGTGAAGCCAGTTGGGCAACAGTTTGCCAGTATTGGTGCAATTGCGGGCGCAACGATCTTGGGTGATGGTCATGTGTGCTTGATTTTAGATGGTCAGAACATTGCACGTCAGATTTTAAGTACCAAGCGTGTGACGCATGCAGCCGATCACCGTGACTTTGGTCGTCATCAGGATACGCGTCGTTTAGTGATGATTGTGGATGACTCGGTTACGGTACGTAAGGTCACATCGCGCTTATTAGAGCGTCAAGGCTTTGATATTGTGACTGCTAAAGACGGTGTCGATGCGATGGAGCAGCTTGAGAGCGTTAAACCAGACTTGATGTTGCTGGATATTGAAATGCCACGTATGGATGGTTTTGAAGTAACGAACTTGGTTCGTCACCACGAAATTCACCAGAATCTGCCGATTATTATGATTACATCGCGTACGGGTGAAAAACACCGTGAACGTGCTTTCAGCTTGGGTGTGACACACTATATGGGCAAACCATTCCAAGAGGCAGAATTACTTGCCAACATTCAGCAGTTATTGGCTGAAAAGCAGGGGTAA
- a CDS encoding methyl-accepting chemotaxis protein — translation MGFKLKKKNTDGSSNRSGGNALVAKLQSQTEQFSRVFGDSEKSKPLILGAAFCIVLAIFLLLYLFYSVPRNNEFTRSLGDLRLLSQTISRQATEATASGTPEAIKKLTESQKSFAENLETVKDIHPSTDALREVDTQWKKVSENIDLIASQQKIINQLYDTNIAISESIPGIQAEYNLMVDQMARQNVPANQVVIAKNQVFIAERILRSIGSVLTGSANSRESADDFSSDTETFASYLNAQLNGSADLGVERINDPEMRDSLTSIQSEYDDVLKSAAATVLKNSSQIVKVRQASSSIFEQSDALLSNLNKLSGGTGLAIAIPALGLILALIAFLFCVFKLLVLRGESDKKRVSRLQDEYDRNQNAILRLLDEIADLADGDLRSYATVSEDFTGAIADSINFAIDQLRDLVSRITETSQEVAQYTASTQGITNQLAEASEHQAQEIAGASAAINEMAMSIDQVSSNAEESAVVAERSVKIAANGANVVNRSIEGMDIIREQIQETSKRIKRLGESSQEIGNIVALINDIADQTNILALNAAIQASMAGEAGRGFAVVADEVQRLAERSASATKQIETLVKTIQTDTNEAVISMEQTTSEVVRGANLSKDAGVALDEIQNVSGNLAKLIANISDAAKLQSASAGHIATTMNVVQEITSQTTTATFDTARSVSELANMAEALRESVTDFKLPD, via the coding sequence ATGGGCTTTAAACTTAAAAAGAAAAATACGGATGGAAGCAGTAACCGCTCAGGTGGAAATGCTTTAGTAGCAAAACTTCAATCACAGACGGAACAGTTTTCACGTGTATTTGGTGATAGTGAAAAGTCCAAGCCATTAATTTTGGGTGCGGCATTTTGTATCGTACTGGCAATTTTCTTACTGTTGTACCTATTCTATAGCGTACCTCGAAATAACGAATTCACCCGTAGCTTGGGTGATTTACGTCTTTTATCGCAAACGATTTCGCGTCAGGCAACTGAAGCAACAGCATCAGGTACACCTGAGGCCATTAAAAAACTGACAGAATCACAAAAGTCTTTTGCTGAAAATTTAGAAACAGTAAAAGATATTCACCCAAGCACAGATGCATTGCGTGAAGTCGATACACAGTGGAAAAAGGTTTCTGAAAATATTGATTTAATTGCATCGCAACAAAAAATCATTAACCAACTCTACGATACCAACATCGCGATTAGTGAAAGTATTCCGGGGATTCAGGCCGAATATAACTTAATGGTTGACCAAATGGCACGTCAAAATGTGCCAGCCAACCAAGTCGTGATTGCAAAAAACCAAGTATTCATTGCGGAACGTATTTTACGTTCAATTGGTTCTGTCTTGACGGGTTCAGCAAACTCACGTGAATCTGCGGATGACTTTAGCTCAGATACAGAAACCTTCGCGTCATACCTAAACGCTCAGTTAAATGGTAGTGCGGACTTAGGTGTAGAGCGTATTAATGATCCTGAAATGCGTGATTCTTTGACCAGTATTCAATCAGAATATGATGATGTACTGAAGTCGGCAGCAGCAACGGTTTTAAAGAACTCATCACAAATCGTTAAAGTACGCCAAGCGTCATCATCGATTTTTGAACAGTCGGATGCTTTGTTAAGCAATTTGAACAAATTGTCAGGTGGTACAGGTTTAGCAATTGCAATTCCTGCCTTAGGTTTAATTCTAGCCCTGATTGCTTTCTTATTCTGCGTATTTAAATTACTCGTACTTCGTGGCGAATCAGATAAAAAACGTGTATCTCGTCTACAAGATGAATATGACCGTAACCAAAACGCGATTTTACGTTTACTGGATGAGATTGCTGATCTTGCAGATGGTGACTTACGTTCATATGCAACAGTATCTGAAGACTTCACGGGTGCAATTGCCGACTCGATTAACTTCGCAATTGACCAATTACGTGACCTTGTTTCTCGTATTACCGAAACTTCTCAAGAGGTTGCACAATATACGGCAAGTACGCAGGGGATTACCAACCAGTTAGCCGAAGCATCTGAACACCAAGCGCAAGAAATTGCGGGTGCATCTGCCGCGATTAACGAAATGGCAATGTCGATTGACCAAGTATCTTCAAACGCTGAAGAATCTGCAGTGGTAGCAGAACGTTCAGTAAAAATTGCTGCAAATGGTGCGAACGTTGTAAACCGTTCAATTGAAGGTATGGATATCATTCGTGAGCAGATTCAAGAAACGTCTAAACGTATTAAACGTTTGGGTGAATCTTCACAAGAGATTGGTAACATCGTTGCCTTGATTAACGATATTGCTGACCAAACCAACATCTTGGCTTTAAACGCAGCGATCCAAGCATCGATGGCAGGTGAAGCAGGTCGTGGTTTCGCCGTGGTTGCGGATGAAGTACAGCGTCTTGCAGAACGTTCAGCTTCAGCAACTAAACAGATTGAAACACTGGTAAAAACCATTCAGACCGATACCAACGAAGCAGTAATTTCGATGGAACAAACCACGTCTGAGGTTGTACGTGGTGCGAACTTATCTAAGGATGCGGGTGTTGCACTGGATGAGATTCAAAACGTATCGGGTAATTTGGCAAAATTGATTGCAAATATTTCGGATGCAGCAAAGCTACAGTCAGCATCTGCGGGTCATATTGCAACTACGATGAACGTCGTACAAGAAATTACCTCACAAACCACCACGGCGACTTTCGATACAGCACGTTCGGTCTCAGAACTTGCGAACATGGCGGAAGCGTTACGTGAGTCTGTAACAGACTTTAAACTGCCTGATTAA
- a CDS encoding chemotaxis protein CheW yields MAANGFIELLRLAKRGNKNYVSNENEVNRWSGIAFEMMGQYFVAPLGEVAEVIYPPKYTLVPNTQPWVVGLANIRGRLLSVADLAHYVSGHRSAYSPTQKVLCISHNDHYVGLVVDQVLGIQHFNKKSFFSKHEDLDRNLKEYCQGYFHQHNQQWHVFLFSRLLDNPKYMNASIKFIN; encoded by the coding sequence ATGGCAGCAAATGGATTTATCGAATTACTTCGACTTGCTAAACGTGGTAATAAAAACTACGTTTCAAACGAAAATGAGGTAAACCGCTGGTCGGGCATTGCTTTTGAGATGATGGGGCAATATTTCGTTGCGCCATTAGGTGAAGTTGCAGAGGTGATTTATCCTCCGAAATATACCTTAGTGCCAAATACTCAACCTTGGGTTGTGGGTTTGGCCAATATTCGAGGACGTTTACTTTCTGTTGCCGATTTAGCGCACTATGTATCAGGGCATCGTAGTGCATATTCACCGACTCAAAAAGTACTCTGTATTAGTCACAATGACCACTATGTCGGTTTAGTTGTCGATCAGGTTCTGGGGATTCAGCACTTTAATAAGAAAAGTTTCTTTTCTAAACACGAAGATTTAGATCGGAATTTAAAAGAATATTGCCAAGGGTATTTTCACCAACACAACCAACAATGGCATGTTTTCTTATTCAGTCGCTTATTAGACAATCCAAAGTATATGAACGCATCTATAAAATTTATAAATTAA